ccgccggtagtgaagagggacctggaaaccctacttattCCTGATGATGTGGCAGGAACCATGGCTGAGCGGAAGAAAAACTTTGAAATGTCtccatgctgtggtccctccataTGTCACACTCTTTGTCAGAACATGCCCAAACACTAAAAAACATTAGTCCCTTAGTAAAGGGTTAATGCAACACTATGCAAATATCCTTACATTTTATAAATGATTCtgtttgtagagttgccaggtccccctggcagagaatggggggtagggttgccggttccaggctgggaaacgcctggagatttggggatggagcctggggaggacagggacctcaagggggtacgatgccacagagtccacactccaaagtagccatttttctccagggaaactgatctctgtagtctggagatgagctgtaattccaggggatccctaggttccacctggaggctggcatccctacctgtttTTGGCATGAAGTAGAATAGAATTGAGTATAGAGATTTGTATATCTGTAGACACATCTTGCCCTGAAAAGCAtagactctagggttgccaaccccaggtggggcctggagacctccagaatttaacagctgatctctagatgacagagatcagtttccctggagaaaatggctgctttggaaagtggactctatgtcattacaCCGTACTGAGGtcttttcccaaaccccaccctcaccagggtccatcccaaatcaccaggaatttcccaacccagagccttACCAGACTCCCTGTTGCTCTAATTCACAAATCCTCTCCTAAACCAAcagatctccccacccccacacccagTTCCACTCCCGTTGAACCAAgctttttttcagcttttcaCAGGCGATTAACTTCCCAATGGGATTCAAACTtatgctgttaccgcacttgtattccccagcgatgtattaagagtttgaaaacgttataaaaaatactattcgcactttgtttggcccctttagctgtgaagacgtcttccaaccatttataagccgtggtatccaaaaacccttttaaagcgatgttttttacaacattttcaaactcttaatacatcgctgggaatacaaagtgcggtaacccccccccccccccagactggaGAGGCAGTTAAGACAGACACTTAAGCCAGGAGGGTGAGTCAGAAGCCTTGAATCAAACGGTTACGTCAACAGGAAAAGAAAGGTCTCTCCAGCTCAGGGGTCCTGATAGCTGGAGCCGCACCCCACACGAATGCCCCTCAGCCGCTTGGTTCTTGGGAGAACAAATGAGGGAAATCGTATGAAACAGCAAACGGCAATGTGGAACACACCCGCCCCATTCCTCACGTCTGCTTGAACTACCAGATCCCGTTCCAAAATATCAAAGGCCTCAttagctgttaccgcactaggtattcccagcgatgtattaagagtatgaaactgttataaaaaatactgtttgcactttgtttggcccctttagctgtgaagacgtcttccaaccattttttagccgtggcatccaaaaacccttttaaagcgatgttttttataacattttcaaactcttaatacatcgctgggaatacctagtgcggtaacagccattctTTAAACAGCTagatttctgttccttggcttctTTTATGGCCCCCGTAAAACACTTTTGCAGAAAACACTGGGGTTTTGGCTCCCCGTGCCCCATATTGTAACCAGAGAAGGCCTAAGCAATAAAATCCAAATGGTACTTCCCCCACTCCAACCGACCTACAATAAAATGAAATCAATAACTGGCCACACAGGGCTCTTTAATAGTACCTGCCACCTAATTCACTCCTGCCTAATGATTGTGACTTCTCTTAGAAGCGCCTTCCTTCCATACCACTAGCTTCCAGGCCCTTCCCAGAGATTTTTTGGGAAGGCAGCAAGGTCTGATGAATTAGTGAATGGATGCAGGCAAGAGCACtagggtggccaatctccaggtggtgtatggaaatctcctggaattagaagtgCTCTCCAggtgaagaataagaagaagaagaagaagaagaggaggagttggtttttataccgtttttctctacctttaaggagtctcaaagcagcttacaatcacctttccttcccctccccacaacagacacctagtgagaggtggggctgagagagctctgagagaactgtgactggcccaaggtcacccagcaggcatcatgtggaggagtggggaaaccaaccccagatTAAAgtacgctgctcttaaccactacaccacgctgacagagATCGGCTCTCCTAGACAAAATGgctagagggtggactctatggcattataccccattgggctctttcccttccccaaagcccatcccatcctccccagactccacccccaaaatctccaggaattacccaacctggagttggccaccctaaaaAGCACTGATATCTGGCGATGAGATCTAGCAAACAAGTAAGTTGGAAGCCTGAGTACtctggaaggaagaagagttggtttttatatgccgactttctctgccacttaagggagaatcaaaccagcttacaatcaccttcccttctcctccccacaacagacaccctgtgaggtaggtgaggctgagagagaatgacttgcccaaggtcacccagctggcttcgtaacaaacccagttcaccagattagcctccaccgctcgtgtggaggagtggggaatcaaacccggttctccagatcagactagtGGGCTAGAGAAGACCCAGTGCCAGGCCTCCTCGGATCCTCTTTGAGTGGAATGTGGTGGGGCAGAGCACAAGGTAAGCAGTGCCGCCCCACCCTCCATGAGTTCCTACCTGCACAGTGCCTCTTCCCATTTTTAGATTCTGTACGTAGAATCTATGGGATGCTTTACCCCAGGGAGAGCATCCTTACCTGCGTCGATGGGTGTCCCAGGGGCCGCGATCTCCCTGCTCCCCTCTCAAGCACCCCACAGGGCGGGCGCCATCTTCTGCTCCAGGGTCCAGCGCGCACTGTCTGGCCGGGGCTCTTGTGTGTTCTGTGGTTTAGTCCGGCGATGACTGCGCACGGATTTCCCGTGCCGCCTGGTCATTCACACACAGGAGGTGCGGCAGGAAAAGggagatggcgggggggggggcaggaaactgGCTGGGAAGTAGGGCCTCTCCCAAGAACTAGGGAGTGGAACAGGCTGGCTAATGCATCTCAGCTAGCAGGGGCAGAAAAACCAAAGCAGTAATAAAAGGGAGGCGGACAGTCAAATATTGGGCCCTCTTTCTGCAAACAGCAAGGCCCACTGATGGGATAATGGTCTGATGTTTGAGAACTATTGGCCTCCTGGTTATTGCACATTGAGGAGAGGGTTTGCATCTGATGATGGGTTGTACACCTCTGCTGCCCTGTGTAGGATTCAACTTTTGGGTTGTTACTAGTATGGTTTTTTATACTGCCACTGTGGCtgtaacagtagggttgccaggtccctctttgccactggtgggaggtttttggggcgaagcctgaggagggcagggtttggggagaggagggacttgaatgctatagagtccaattgccatagcagccattttctccaggcaatctgatctctatcggctggagatcagttgtcatagcaggagatcgccagctagtacctggaggttggcaaccctatgtaatagTGAGCGTGGGTCGATGATCATGCTTATATCGGGTGATTTCTATTGGTCAGGCTGATGTTAAAGACACAGAAATAAGCCAGGACATTTTCCTGGTCAGTTGGCCACCCCACACCCCACAAGCTAGGTCTGAGTTGATGTGCATACAGTTGCAACATTGCCCCTGGTGGCAGTGCATGCGCCTTACGGGCTGGTCGCAGGTTGAAAGATGACATGCGGGCAGGCGTTTCCCAAGATCACAATGCACCCAGATGGCCGCTGATAGGGTTGATGATGCAAGCATATTGCAAGTCATAGGGCATTTTTCCCCAGCCTACGTTTTGCCATGCATTTCGCTAAAAAGgttacatgaacatacatgaaactgccttactcTGAAActgcctcggtccatcaaggtcagtatcttctactcagactggcagcagctctccagggtctcaggcggaggtctttcacatcacctgctccttttatctggagatgctggggattgaacctgagaccttctgcatgccatgcagatactcttccactgagccacttaGGAagaggctatggttgccagcgGGTCTGTGAGAAAAATGGCctctccctttaacagaggcttaacaaaaggtgatgctatttaccaccatgtcatgaaaagcttcaattgCCCATTTCCAGACATGAAACCTCTCTTAAAGGGATACAacacttttctccaggccagtggGCAACCCTAAAATGTGGAATGGAGGAGGAAGTCATAGCAATAGGCTTTTTAAGAAGCCACAGCTCCAAAACAAGAGCccgtgtggtgtggtggttagattGCTGGACTagtctctgggagacccaggttcgaatttccactctgccttagaagctcactgggtgaccttgagccagtcactctgtctcagcctctcccacctcacagggttgttgtgaggataaaaaatggagaacagaatgatgtaaggcgttttgggtccccattagaagaagaagagttggtttttatatgccgactttctctaccacttaagggagactcaaaccggcttacaatcaccttcccttcccctccccacaacagacaccctgtgaggtaggtgaggctgagagaatgtgacttgctcaaggtcgcccagctggctttgtgcataggtgtggagaaacaaatccagttcaccagattagcttccgccgcttatgtggaggagtggggaatcaaacccggttctccagatcagggaaAAAGGTGGGTTATTAATTAAGTAATTAATTAATAGTGGCTTGCTGCACCCCTCCCCAATGCGCTATAACCAGGGGGGCAATTATAATATGTGAATAAAAATCTAGGATGTAATTTACCAAGATGTTTCCTTGCACAAACCACATTGAGACTGAATGGGGTTGTGCAGGGATTGTGCCCCAGGTAATCACGCCTCTTGTAGTTAATTAATTGTTCTGATTAATGGCCACTACCTGCAGTTCCTATTCAATGGGGTTTGTGTAAAAGCCCTTTCCAGTGGATGGTTCCACTACTTAATTAAGGGCACTGCTTAACCAATTCCACCTTAATCGATCAAAGAGAACTTTGTCTCCCTTTCCCATCGTGCTAAAACTTGGGGTCGCTCAATGAAGCCGATGGCCAGTACATTCAAGAAAGGCGAAAGGAAGGACTTCTTCATAAAATGTATAATGAACTAATGGAATTCAGAGCCGTGAGATGCAGGAATAGCTACTGGCTCCTACACAGGAGCCCCGtgctgcagagtggtaagctgcagtcttgcaatccaagctctgctcatgacctgagttcgatccccacggaagctggtttctggtagccagctcaagattgactcagccttccatccttccgaggtcggtgaaatgagtacccagcttgctgggggtaaagggaagatgactgggaaaggcactggcaaaccaccctgtaaaacaaagtctgcctagtaaacgtcgggatgtgatgtcaccccatgggtcaggaataacccggtgcttgcacaggggacctttaccttttagcttGAAAAGGGGAATAGACAAATTCTTGGAGGATGGCCATTATCCAtgattacagttgccaacctccaggtgctagctggagatctcctgctatttcaactgatctccagccgatggagatcagttcccctggagtaaacagctgctttggcaattggattcaaggtcagtattctaataagactggcagcagctctccaggttctcaggtggaggtctttcacatcacccaccacctgctccttttatctggagaagctggggtcccgcccctccccaagccccaccctcctcaggctccgccccaaaaatatcccgttggtggagaagagggacctggaaaccctatccgtGGTGGCTCAAAGAAATCTCTATGTCCAGGGAGACAAAAGCTGAGCGGCAGGAACATGTCAGCACTCAGGgcttgagcctagggttgccaagtccctctttgccactggcgggaggttttttgggcggagcctgaggagggtggggtttggggaggggagggacttcaatgccatagagtcccattgccaaagtgaacattttctccaggtgaactgatctctattagctggagatcagttgtaatagcaggagatctccagctagtacctggaggttggcaaccttacttgaacCTGCCCTGGGACACGTGCCTTTTGCGGTCAATGTGCTTGCACCTCTTTGGCCGCGTGAGTGCGCGCAATGAAGAGCAGCCAGAAGGACAAAGCCAGTCCCCTGAATATTACATGTCTCTGCGCGTAGATTTCCTACACCTGTTTCCTTAGTCATTATTTTGGGCGGAGGCTCCCTGTCCCTGTGCCACACTCCCCTTTGCGGGCAGTTTTTGGGTTTCCTCGGCTGGGTGTGTACAATCACTTCTCCGATCCACCTTTTTATCGTTCGGGCATCTGGGTGTGTGCTCGCTCAGTACGTGAGCCTGCATTTCCCCTACACCCTTTCCCCTCACTTAGCGTGCCTGGGTGTGTGTACAGCAGTGGGTGTGCATACCCTGACTCCACACCTTTGTCGCTCATTATTTTCAATTTCTGCTAAGTGTGCATTGAGCATGTGCCTATAGGATTCATTCTTAAAGCAAAACCAGACAATCTTTGAATTTTGTGATTCTACAAGCCACTTACGTTCCGCATGGTGAATAATGAATCCCATAAGGGGCAAAATCTTCCCTGCTCCGCAAGAACTAATTAAGAACTTTAATCTCATTGATTTCCCTGGAAATTATGCTACCTTGGGGGGGAGGCGTAATTTATATTTATTCATCACATTTCTATGCAAACTTTTATCCAAAAAGCCATTCACTATGTAAATCAAAATGTTGGGTTCAGATGAgggagacctagggttgccaacctctaggtgctagctggagatctcttgctattacaacttatctccagccgatagagatcagttcacctagagaaaatggccgctttggctattggactctatggctaccctaacctaactcacagggtgaggatgaaatgcagggggaaatcttgtaagccgctctgagctccttggaggaagggtaagataaaaacGTAATGGAGGGAAAAAGATGCAGGCAGGATTTGCAAAAGCCAGTGGGGGACAATAGGACAGGTCTCAGCTTATGGCACAGGACTTTTGTATAGATGACCGAGCATTTTGAATCCTAAAAAAATGCAATGGAATTAATGCACATTGACCCACCTGGGAAATAAAAACAAGACAAAGATTTCAGTTTCCAGGAAATTTTTATTGGGAAacattttccttttgaaaaaGGATTAACCTTCCCCCCAATTGTAAACATACAGCAACAACTGAATAATTCAAGTTCACACCTGCTGAAGTATCCAGCAATGGGGCTAACTGATCTGAGATGGGATGGAAAatctgtgtgtgcgtgggggggactTTTCATGTAAGGCAAAGTAGAAGCTCATATCTTGCCAGCAAAGGTTCCTTGTTCCCGCTCCTCATCCCAACGCTtcacctgaggaggggagagtaGACAGACGGGAGAGGAATATTCAGAGAAGTTTCCTGAGGAAACACATCCAAATGACACCCCTCCAgtggtaaaacaaacaaacaatgaacaATTCACTGCTCCTGCACGGTGCCCCCGCCTCCAATTAAGCTCATGGGCTCTTGCCACTTAAAGATATGGGGAAAGATcctttgtgattagggttgccaagtgcccggtggtggcgggtaaaatcccggcAATCCACCAGgatgcccactgaccagctgagggccggcgtgCAGTGCACACGCACAAGCACACAGCGCGCacgtcacttccagatttacccggaagcaatatggacactctagcaacctcggctaaaactctatggaaaccatagagtttcggccaatatcactagagcgtctgcgtcgcttctgggtaaacccggaagtgacgtaggcgtgtCGCGCGGGGTGCACGCACGTGCTGCGACAGACGCGCATGCGCATCGCGCACCTCGGTCgcagccccacaaagctcctgccgatggagctacggggcctggcaagcctatttgtgatgataatgggggaggggtttgtcggcattagggttgccaatagggctgccaacctccaggtagtagctggagatctcctgctattacaactgatctccagccgatggagatcagttcccctggagtaaacagccgctttggcaattggactctatggccttgaagtccctcccctccccttcccaaaccatgcccccctcaggctccaccccaaaaacctcctgccggtggcgaagaggggcctggcaaccctagttgccaacctccgggtggtacaAAAAAGTAgcactgatgactaaatggaaactgTTCGATCATTGcttataacaataaatatataactaAACCACGACTGTGTATATTGATTTTATCATAAACATTGCAATATAAGTGCTCTTAGAAAATCACACTGGCTATTATGTAAGGTTACAACAAATAACACACAAGCATACACAAATGATGGCAAACAACTTTGCAAACTGCAATTGATACTGACAAAGTCCATAAGCATACAAATAGGGACCCACTATttgtattttctccaggggagccgaaatcagttgcctggagatcagttgtaattctgggggagtccccaggccccacctggatgttggcagccctatggaatCAGATGGAATCAGATCAGGCAGACTGGCCAGGGGGGTTGccgtctgctagggttgccaacctccaagtactaagcaCAGACAATGGCTttatataactctatgataagtgtatttgaaaatattgttACTATAGAAGTTTACatatttattgcacaatattgtaagatatgtttattggtacaggaatgggactgatgaagaactgtgaaacgatcgtttccctaggcatcgtcactgtgcaccatccttcaaagaagattgtatttttggaatgaatgtgactgtacttttcatactttttgtagtaccagtgtaatttttatgtaacattggccttgtagcctttgtggatcattcaaatacacttatcatagagttatatatagccattgtctgtgcttagttactaaccttaggtattggcacagaggtgtccttttggattgctaacctccaagtactagctggagatctcctgctattgcaactgatcccctgccgatagagatcagttcacctggagaaaaatggccgccttggcaactggactctgtggcactgaagtccctcccctctccaaactctgccctcctcaggctccgcccccaaaatctccaggtatttcccagcctggagctggcaaccctgccgtcTGCTGGTATGACATCCATATGTACCCTAGGATTCAGACAAGAAGGGGACAGTCCCTTGAGGGAGGTCACTGGCCAGAAGCAGGGTGAGTATGTTGTTGCTGATACCCACTGGGTCGTGATTAGGATCATGACAAAATGTTGTGGTTTCCTGCCTGTAAGTTCAAAAAGCTGCCGGCTGGTTCGAATTTAAGGTTCCAAATGAGAGcccaaaaaggcaggaaaagagcCCCTTTTCAAAGGAGCAagtgggagaagaagagttggtttttggagaatcaaaccggctgacaatcacctacccttccctccccacaacagacaccctgtgaggtaggtggggctgagagagctctaagagagctgtgactagcccaagatcacctagctggcttcatgtgtaggagtggggaaacaaatccagttcaccagattagcgcctgccactcatgtggaggagtggggaaccaaaccaggttctccagattagaatccagtgctccaaaccacttctcttaaccactacaccacactggaagccaGCAGTGTGGTTGCTTCGCACAGCATTGCCTGAAGTCTGAAGggaaccggggggtgggggtggcagccgGGTTCCCCCTGCAACCCTGGTGCTTCCACTTACCCAGGAAATAGGACACAGGGATGTGTAGACCCTGCGGTACCAGTCACACAGCTTGATATCCTTGCCTTTGGCCCCCAGGGACTTGGTGCAGCGGTGGTAATCTGCAGAGAAGGAGAAACAACGCATCACCTTCTCCTCACCCTTCCAGATAATCATTTCCCAGGACTTACTGCTTCAGGGCATACATCGTGGGTTCCACATCTTATAACCTGTCCCGCTTCCACCACTGCGTAACCTTCAGACGGAATCACAAGCAAGGGCAAATTTTTTGCTCCAGTTACTTCCTGCAGCGATTCCatcctctgctgctgttccatctttttttcctttaatttttatcCCAAGGACTTCAACGTGAAGTGCCCGAGGGAGTGTCTTCCTTAGCTGGTTCACAGCAATGCTGCTACCCCCCCTTAttaattgagtgtgtgtgtgttaagtgctgtcaagtcgcttccgactcatggcgaccctatgaatcaatgtcctccaaaatgtcctgtctttgacagccttgctcaggtcttataaactgaaggctgtggcttcctttgagtccatccatctcttgctgggtcttcctctttccctcaacttttcctagcatgacttttccAGTTTCATTAACAgagcatatttatttaaaacattttttatgctgcctttccacccaaatagtcTCTCCAAGGTGGAAAACACTGAAACATTTGAAtgttaaaacagcattttaaataataaagtatTAGATATACCATATTTTTCTGTGTCTAAGAcgccccatgtataagacgacccttatttttttgaacccaaaattaagaaatcaggggtcgtCTTGTACATGGGGGCATGTACGGAAAAAtacgggtggggaagagagcggggaccatCAGAAGGCCGGACGCCGGCCAGGGCAACCGGGCTCTTCCCTgcccgctctcttccccacccggcAGCaaccttccgtgtataagacaacccccaatttttttctaaatttgtTTAGAAAAATTATGCCCAGTCTGCGCTTAAATACTGATTCTTCTCTATAAGAGGTTTTCTTCTTTCTTGGAAACATTGTATATATTATTTAAGTAATTAGTTGATTCTATGATACACTAACATGTAAGTTCATTTTTTTGTTCCACATCACATTGTATTGTATTATTGTCTATGAATGTACAAATACAACAGAATTTTTTGCTTTTGAGCGTGTATTGCATTtttgtgtaacctccaggtaacagcagaagatctcctgctattacaactgatctccagctgatagagatcagttcccctggagaaaatggccgctttggcaattggactctatggcactgaagtccctcccctccccaaacctcgccctcctcaggctccaccccaaaaacctcccgctgatggtgaagacagacctggcaaccctagcaattcaACATCATACAAGAACCACCCCAAAGCCCCCACCCCATGAAGCCACGTGCCGTCCCTCACCAACCCAGGTAATTCTGGTAGCAGTTGCGGGTCTGGTTGGTATTTGGGAAGCGTGGGTCAAACGGGGCTGTGACATAGTCTCCCTTTCGCTTCTTGAACGGGCTGACGTTCACTGAGGCAGCTGAAAAATCCTGCATttctgagagagagaaatgggggtgggggagaggggagaggttcAGCTGAACTGCCATATTGCCCTCCTGCAGTGCAAACGCCCACCCTGGCCCCCCACTTCCTTCCAAGAGGTCACAGGAACGCTGGATCGCACAGAGTTCTTATTCCTGTCCCAGTTTCTGTGAACTAAGAGACAAGAGACACTGCAATGCTAATAAATCTCTGCTTTTGCCTTGGCCTTGTCTTCCACTCAATCCAACTTTTACCTTTAACCCAATGGTggtgtcatagggttgccaggtccctctttgccaccagtgggagattttgggggcggagcctgaggagggcggggtttggggaggggagggacttaaatgccatagagtccaattgccaaagcggccagttttctccaagtgatctgatctctatcggcagatcagttgaattagcagatctcctgctactacctggcagttggcaaccctaggtggtgatCTTCTTATCAAGACAGGGTGGAAGGAAACTGCCCAGAAGTAAGGTGAAGCTGAGTAGCCCCCCGCAGTCGTGGTGTGCCACTGGGGGCGCCTCTGCTTGGAATGGACGATGAGGACCCCCGTCCTCCTGGCATAACCTCACCCAT
This genomic window from Euleptes europaea isolate rEulEur1 chromosome 18, rEulEur1.hap1, whole genome shotgun sequence contains:
- the LOC130490420 gene encoding cytochrome c oxidase subunit 6B1; protein product: MEMQDFSAASVNVSPFKKRKGDYVTAPFDPRFPNTNQTRNCYQNYLDYHRCTKSLGAKGKDIKLCDWYRRVYTSLCPISWVKRWDEEREQGTFAGKI